Proteins found in one Thermovenabulum gondwanense genomic segment:
- the dhaL gene encoding dihydroxyacetone kinase subunit DhaL, with amino-acid sequence MPVTAKELIEILRDIYENISANKEYLTQLDSAIGDADHGINLTKGFKSVMEKIENMGDKDCGSILKTVGMTLVSTVGGASGPLYGTAFMRAGQVVAQKTSIDFEDYIKILEAALDGIKTRGKAEKGEKTIVDTLEPAIEEIKINKDKGKDIALELSLKAAEKGMEYTKEIIAKKGRASYLGERSIGHQDPGATSCYIILKTVADKILKK; translated from the coding sequence ACTTATAGAAATTCTCAGAGATATATACGAAAACATTTCAGCAAACAAAGAATACTTAACACAATTGGATTCAGCTATCGGGGATGCGGACCACGGAATTAATTTAACAAAAGGATTTAAGTCGGTTATGGAAAAAATAGAGAATATGGGTGATAAGGATTGCGGATCAATACTGAAGACGGTTGGGATGACTCTTGTATCAACTGTTGGCGGAGCTTCCGGCCCTTTATACGGAACGGCATTTATGAGAGCCGGTCAGGTGGTAGCTCAAAAAACAAGTATAGATTTTGAAGATTATATTAAAATTTTAGAGGCAGCTTTAGACGGTATAAAGACTAGAGGAAAAGCGGAAAAGGGCGAAAAAACAATTGTGGATACCCTTGAACCGGCTATAGAAGAGATTAAAATAAATAAAGATAAAGGAAAGGATATTGCATTGGAATTATCTTTAAAAGCGGCTGAAAAAGGGATGGAATATACAAAAGAAATCATTGCTAAAAAGGGAAGAGCAAGTTACTTGGGAGAAAGAAGTATAGGACATCAAGACCCCGGTGCTACATCCTGCTATATAATACTTAAAACCGTAGCAGATAAAATATTGAAGAAATAA
- the dhaM gene encoding dihydroxyacetone kinase phosphoryl donor subunit DhaM → MVSILLVSHSTKIAEGTLELIKQMTQEKVRIEIAAGTTDGRLGTNACLIEEKIKEMWTEDGVLIFVDLGSAVMSAQMALEDLEEGVKNKVFIVDAPFIEGALIAAVEASIGKNIYEVKNAAEEAKNMNKI, encoded by the coding sequence ATGGTAAGTATTCTGCTCGTTTCTCATAGCACAAAAATCGCAGAGGGCACCTTGGAACTAATAAAGCAGATGACGCAAGAAAAGGTGAGGATTGAAATTGCAGCAGGAACAACTGATGGCAGACTGGGGACAAATGCTTGTTTAATAGAGGAAAAAATAAAAGAAATGTGGACAGAAGATGGAGTGCTTATTTTTGTAGATTTAGGTAGTGCTGTTATGAGCGCACAAATGGCTTTAGAGGATTTGGAAGAAGGTGTAAAAAACAAGGTATTTATAGTAGATGCGCCTTTCATTGAGGGTGCCCTTATTGCTGCTGTAGAGGCAAGCATAGGAAAAAATATATACGAAGTAAAAAATGCGGCGGAAGAGGCAAAAAATATGAACAAAATATAA
- a CDS encoding V-type ATPase subunit produces MGNVVRFAAVNTKIKSLEGKFLKDEDYLELLKKKSIPEMVLYLKEKTSYGKLLNSVKPEEANRRTLENALRRNMVKIIDKLLFYLNDEYRDFVKTLFLKYEIEDLKNLARDIYNGTERTIENYSFIGKYSKADPERLIKARTIRDFILALEGSEIYDYLKPLLDGKRENLFRLEMALDTAYFTIIRRKWEKLSGEDKKVLSLWEGMVADLYNLQWIYRGKKFYNLSAEEILNYTIDFGYKINFKKRKEMCYAKDLNEVFNIAEKEGYGFLFKKDAQQDIYMERRINRFLYFKFKNLTRAAPLTIIQIVSYIWFLDFEIRDIISIAESLKYEIYLETAKKFLIRPL; encoded by the coding sequence ATGGGAAATGTGGTTAGATTTGCAGCGGTGAATACTAAAATAAAGTCCTTGGAAGGCAAATTTTTAAAGGATGAGGATTATTTAGAGCTCTTGAAGAAAAAAAGCATTCCCGAAATGGTTCTGTATTTAAAGGAAAAAACTTCTTACGGAAAACTATTAAATAGTGTAAAGCCAGAAGAGGCCAATAGAAGAACCCTGGAAAATGCCTTAAGAAGAAATATGGTTAAAATTATAGATAAACTGCTTTTTTATTTGAACGATGAGTACCGGGACTTTGTAAAAACCCTTTTTTTAAAGTACGAGATTGAGGATTTGAAAAATCTTGCAAGGGACATTTACAATGGAACGGAACGGACTATAGAAAACTATTCTTTCATAGGGAAGTACAGCAAAGCGGATCCGGAGAGATTAATAAAAGCCCGTACCATAAGGGATTTTATTTTAGCCCTCGAGGGGTCTGAAATTTACGATTATTTAAAGCCCCTTTTGGATGGAAAAAGAGAAAATCTATTCAGGCTCGAAATGGCTTTAGATACAGCTTATTTTACCATCATTAGAAGGAAATGGGAGAAGCTTTCGGGAGAGGACAAAAAGGTTTTGAGTTTATGGGAAGGCATGGTAGCGGATTTATACAATCTTCAGTGGATTTACAGGGGTAAAAAATTTTACAACCTTTCTGCCGAAGAAATATTGAACTACACCATAGATTTTGGATACAAGATTAATTTTAAAAAGCGAAAAGAAATGTGCTACGCAAAAGACTTAAATGAGGTATTTAACATTGCGGAAAAAGAAGGATACGGTTTTTTATTTAAAAAAGACGCCCAGCAGGATATATATATGGAAAGGCGGATTAATCGATTTTTATATTTTAAATTTAAAAATCTCACGAGAGCCGCACCTTTGACTATAATTCAAATTGTATCTTATATATGGTTTTTGGATTTTGAGATACGGGATATAATTTCCATAGCCGAAAGTTTGAAATATGAAATATATTTGGAGACGGCAAAAAAATTTCTGATTCGTCCTTTGTGA